The following DNA comes from Triticum aestivum cultivar Chinese Spring chromosome 3D, IWGSC CS RefSeq v2.1, whole genome shotgun sequence.
CGGGCCTTCACCTCGGCCGGCCTCCGGCCAAGCTCCGTCGCCGTCGACGCCGACACCACGCTCCACTTCTGGGCGCacccctccctcctctcctcccccgacGCCGAATCCAAGCAGCAGCGggggcggcggccggtggtggtGCTGATCCACGGCTTCGGCCCGGACCCGACGTGGCAGTGGGCGGCGCAGGCGGGCCCGCTGTCCAAGCACTTCGACCTCATCGTGCCCACGCTGCTCTTCTTCGGCGCGTCCACCACGCGGGCCCCGGGCCGCTCCGACGCGTTCCAGGCGGCCGCCATCGCCCAGCTCCTCGCCAGCGACAGCCTCGTCGGCGGGGAGGGGCGCGTCGTGCACGTGGTGGGCACCAGCTACGGCGGGCTGGTGGCGTACCACCTGGCGCGGGCGCTGCAGCAGGGAGGAGGGGCGTGGACGGTGGGGAAGGTGGCGGTGTGCAGCTCGGACCTGGCCAAGGGGCCCGAGGACGACCGGGCGCTGGCGGCCAAGGGCGGCGTGGCGGACGTGACGGAGCTGATGGTGCCGGCGGACACCAAGGCGCTGCGGCGGCTGATGGACATCTGCGCCCACGGCCCGCCCAAGTACCTCCCCGAGTGCCTCGCCCGCGACCTCCTCCGGGTACGTACGAACTCCCACGTCACACAGAGGCCATGCATACGTGATACGTACGTGGGTAACACTTCAATTGGAAAGGTAGGAGTAGTGTGCATCATTCGCCGCCATGATTAAAAAGCTAAGAAAATGATGGATCGCCCCAACGATTTGGTGGCGAATCACATCTGCCACCGACCGATCAGTTGGTGGAGAATGTGCGTGTGTGACACAGCAAGCATGCATGTAGCCACGATAAAATATCAAGTTAGAGTAGGGGTACTAGTACTAGATTGCAACTAATTGATTAACAATTAACCAAAGTACGTACGCTTTATTGTGCAGAAGTGCTTCGCCGTCCAGAGAGAGGGGAAGATCGAGCTGATCAAGGGGATCGCCTCCGGGCACGGCTTCCAGATCACCCCTCTCCCTCAGGAGGTGCTGATCGTGTGGGGCGAGTTCGACCAGATCTTCCCGGTGGCCAAGGCGCACAAGGTGAAGGAGAAGCTCGGGGAGAAGGCGACGGTGAGGATCATCCCCAACACGGGCCACCTGCCGCAGCAGGAGGACTCCAAGCTCTTCAACCAGATCCTCCTCGACTTCCTCCTccctccgccttcctcctccaatGGCAACGCCGCCAAATAGTAGTAGCTAGCTAGAGAGGCTGCCGCTTGATTTCATGCAGGTGTGTCACGTATGTGGTGTAAGTGGCACTGTGGCAGCACTGCCGCTTGATCGGTACGAGACTCTTTCGTCTTTATTTTACTTTGAAATGAGAGGATCAGTACGTATTGACAGTTTGAGTGTCATGCATATATCCGCCGGCATCTGGTCTTCTCTCATTTCATGTCGAGTTCTTCTTGGGTTGGACTTGGAGCACGTGATTTCGAACATACGTTGCACGTTGGCCGTAGTTAAGTAAGCTCAGGTGTGGTGTAAAAGATTATCCGCTACTTATCCAGTGAGTAGAGTTACGTAAGAAATTTATCATCAAATGGGTCCATAGCTCAGTGGTAGAGCAATTGACTGCAGATCAATAGGTCACCGGTTCGAACCCGGTTGGGCCCTCTTGTTTGTgcatttttttgttcttttttttggtAGATGTCACTTCTTGAAAAGAACATGATATACTCATGTGGTCCTCTCGTATGAAAACTCTGGCAAACATGATAAGTACTTTTCATTCGTTAACTTCAAAAAGGACATGATAATTTTTTATGTCGCTTCTTCGAGAAGACATGGGATTTTTCATAATATTTTCAAGGCCGCCGAACCAAGGGGTAAACTTAAAATCGGTAAAAAAAAATCTGTGTGTGAGACTCGTATAACATTTTCTTCACGGCCCAactccccacccacccacccacacaaaGCACTCATGAATTTAGCACATACGATTTCATTCATGGACGATTTCCCGGCCCAACCAGTTTATTTCACAGATAGGGGCGGAAAATTGGTCACACTACGACTTAGTACATATAGAACATTAAAACTTAACTAAACATATAACTTAACTAGTTGTTGAAACGATAATGGCAGCGGGACTAGCCGATGCTAAACGATACAGCATTGGCCACCTCAGTCTCACGGAAACGAGCCAAAGTGGCCTCGTCCCATGCCGGACTTGCGCGGGCGAGGACATTGTGGGCCAGAATGGAGCGGAAATAGGGCAGGGCGGCCTCATCCCGTTCCGTCCATGCTTCGTTCCAGCATCCATCTTCCCAACAACCACCAAAGCACGGTTGAAGTtggccctgaaggaaatatgccctagaggcaataataaagttattatttatttccttatatcatgataaatgtttattattcatgctagaattgtattaaccggaaacataatacatgtgtgaatacataaacaaacagagtgtcactagtatgcctctacttgactagctcgttaattaaagatggttatgtttcctaaccatagacatgagttgtcatttgattaacgggatcacatcattaggagaatgatgtgattgacttgacccattccgttagcttagcacttgatcgtttagtatgttgttattgctttcttcatgacttatacatgttcctatgactatgagattatgcaactcccgtttaccggaggaacactttgtctgctaccaaacgtcacaacataactggatgattataaaggtgctctacaggtgtctccgaaaggtacttgttgggttggcgtatttcgagattaggatttgtcactacgattgtcggagaggtatctctgggcccactcggtaatgcacatcactataagccttgcaagcattataactaatgagttagttgcgggatgatgtattacggaacgagtaaagagacttgccagtaacgagattgaactaggtattgagataccgacgatcgaatctcgggcaagtaacatatcaatgacaaagggaacaacatatgttgttatgcggtttgactgataaagatcttcatagaatatgtgggagccaatatgagcatccaggttccgctattggttattgaccggagacgtgtctcggtcatgtctacattgttctcgaacccgtagggtccgcatgcttaaagttcgatgacggttatattatgagtttatgtgttttgatgtaccgaaggtagtttggagtcccggatgagatcggggacatgacgaggagtctcgaaatggtcgagacgtaaagatcgatatattggacgactatattcggacatcggaaaggttcatagtgattcgggtatttttcggagtaccggagagttacggaaattcgccggggagtatatgggccttattgggctttaggggaaagattgaggagaggctgcgcgcgcccccaaggcctagtccgaattggactagggggaggggctgcgccccctccttccttctcttccctctcccctttccttgactcctactcctactacttggaagggggggaatcctactcccggtgggagtaggactcctcctagggcgcgccatagagagggccggcccctcccctcctccactcctttatatacggggggcaccccttggagacacaacaattgatcattgatcttttagccgtgtgcggtgccccctcccaccataatccacctcgttcatatcgtagcggtgcttaggcgaagcccttcgtcggtagaacatcatcatcgtcaccacgccgtcgtgcagacagaactctccctcaaagctcggctggatcggaattcgagggacgtcatcgagttgaacgtgtgcgaaactcggaggtgccgtgcgttcggtacttgatcggtcggatcgtgaagacgtacgactacatcaaccgcgttgtgctaacacttctgctttcggtctacgagggtacgtggacacactctcccctctcgttgctatgcatcaccatgatcttgcgtgtgcgtaggaaatttttgaaattactacattccccaatattggcatccgagcctggttttatgcgttgatgttatatgcacgagtagaacataagtgagttgtaggcgatacaagtcatactgcttaccagcatgtcacactttggttcggcggtattgttggatgaagcggcctggaccgacattacgcgtacacttacgcgagactggttttaccgtcgtgctatgcacacaggtgactagcgggtgtcagtttctccgactttagttgaaccgagtgtggctacgcccggtccttaagaaggttaaaacagcactaacttgacgaactatcgttgtggttttgatgcgtaggtaagaacggttcttactcaacccgtagcagccacgtaaaacttgcaacaacaaagtagaggacgtctaacttgtttttgcagggcatgttgtgatgtgatatggtcaagacatgatgctatattttattatatgagatgatcatgttttgtaaccgagttatcggcaactggcatgagccatatagttgtcgctttattgtatgcaatgcaatcgccctgtaattactTTATTTTATTACTAAGccgtagtgatagtcgtagaagcaatagttgacgagacgacaacgatgctacgatggagatcaaggtgtcgcgccggtgacgatggtgatcatgacggtgcttcggagatggagatcacaagcacaagatgatgatggccatatcatatcgcttatattgattgcatgtgatgtttatcttttatgcatcttatcttgccttgattgacggtaacattataagatgatctctcactaaatttcaagataaaagtgttctccctgagtatgcaccgttgccaaagttcatcgtgcccagacaccacaaagttcatcgtgcccagacaccacgtgatgatcgggtgtgataagctctacgtccatctacaatgggtgcaagccagttttgcacacgcagaatactcaggttaaacttgacgagcctagcatatgcagatacggcctcggaccactgagaccgaaaggtcgagcgtgaatcatatagtagatatgatcaacatagtgatgttcaccattgaaagctactccatttcacgtgatgatcagtcatggtttagttgatatggatcacgtgatcacttagatgattagagggatgtctatctaagtgggagttcttaagtaatatgattaattgaactttaatttatcatgaacttagtcctggtagtattagcatatctatgttgtagatcaatagctcgcgatgtaggcccccgtttattttgatatgattcctagaaaaaactaagttgaaagatgatagtagcaatgatgcggacttgttccgtgatttgaggattttcctcattgctgcacagaagaattatgtccttgatgcaccgctaggtgacagacctattgcaggagctgatgcagacgttatgaacattttgacaaaagctcggtatgatgactacttgatagtttagtgcaccatgctttacggcttagaaccgggacttcaaaaatgttttgaacgccacagagcatataagatgttccaagagttgaaattggtatttcatactcatgcccgtgtcgagaggtatgagacctctgaccgtactttgcctacaaggtggaggagaatagctcaaccagtgagcatgtgcttagattgtctgggtacaacaattgcttgaatcaagtgggagttaatcttccagataagatagtaattgacagagttatctagtcactatcaccaagttactagaacttcgtgatgaactataatatgcaagggatgacgaaagtaattcccgagctcttcgcgatgctgaaatcgacgaaggtagaaatcaagaaagagcatcaagtgttgatggttaacaagaccactagtttcaagtaaagggacaaagggaagaaaggggaacttcaagaaaaacggcaagcaagttgctgctcaagtgaaaaagcccacgtctagacctaagcctgaaactgagtgcttctactgcaaagggactggtcactggaagcggaactgccccaagtatttggtggataagaaggatggcaaagtgaacaaagctatatttgatatacatgttattgatgtgtactttactagtgtttatagcaaaccctcggtatttgatactggttcagttgctaagagtagtaactcaaaacgggagttgcagaatgaacagagactagttaagggtgaagtgacgatgtgtatattggaagtggttccaagattgatatgatcatcatcgcacactccctatactttcgggattagtgttgaacctaaaataaatgttatttagtgtttgcgttgagcataaatatgattggatcatgtttatttcaatacggttattcatgtaagttagagaataattattgttctgtttacatgaataaaaccttctatggttatacacccaatgaaaatggtttattggatctcgatcgtagtgatacacattttcataatattgaagccaaaagatgcaaagttaataatgatagtgcaacttatttgtggcactgccgtttaggtcataatggtgtaaagcgcatgaagaaactccatgctgatggacttttggaatcacttgattatgaatcacttgatgcttgtgaaccatgcctcatgggcaagatgactaagactccgttctccggaacaatggagtgagcaactgacttattggaaataatacatactgatgtatgcgatccgatgagtgttgaggctcgcggcgggtatcgttattttctgaccttcacagatgatttgagcagatatgggtatatctacttgatgaaacacaagtctgaaacatttgaaaagttcaaagaaattcagagggaagtggagaatcatcgtaacaagaaaataaaagtttctacgatatgatcgcagaggtaaaatatttgagttacgagtttggctttcaactaaaacaatgtgaaatagtttgactactcacgccacctggaacaccacagtgtaatggtgtgtccgaacgtcgtaaccgtactttattagatatgatgcgatctatgatgtctctgaccgatttaccactatcgttttggggttatgcattagagacagctacattcacgttaaatagggcaccatctaaatccgttgagacgacaccgtatgaactatggtttggcaagaaacctaagctgccgtttcttaaaagtttgaggttgcaatgcttatgtgaaaaagtttcaacctgataagctcgaacccaaatcggagaagtgcgtcttcataggatacccaaaagaaatgttgggtacaccttctatcacatatccgaaggcaagatattcattgctgagaatggatcctttctagagaaggagtttctctcgaaagaagtgagtgggaggaaagtagaacttgatgtggtaactgtacctgctcccttattggaaagtagttcatcacagaaatctgttcctgtgactactacaccaattagtgaggaagctaatgatgatgatcatgtaacttcagatcaagttactaccgaacctcgtaggtaaaccagagtgagatccgcaccagagtggtacggtaatcctgttctggaggtcatgttacttgaccatgacgaacctacgaactatgaggaagcgatgatgagcccagattccgcgaaatggcttgaggccatgaaatctgatatgagatccatgtatgagaacaacgtatggactttaattgacttgcccaatgatcggcgagccattgagattaaatggatcttcaagaggaagacggacgctgatagtagtgttactatctacaaagctagaattgtcgcaaaaaggttttcgacaagttcaaggtgttgactacgatgagagtttctcactcgtatctatgcttaagtctgtccgaatcatgttagcaattgccgcattttatgaaatctagcaaatggataaacaaaactgcattccttaatggatttattaaagaagagttgtatatgatgcaaccggaaggttttgtcaatcctaaaggtgctaacaaaatatgcaagctccagtgatccatctatggactggtgcaagcatctcggggttggaatatacgctttgataagttgatcaaagcatacagttttatacagacttgcggtgaagcctgtatttacaagaaagtgagtgggagcactacaacatttctgataagtatatgtgaatgacatattgttgatcggaaataatatagaattattctgaaaagcataaaggagagtttgaaaggagtttttcaaagaaagacctcggtgaagctacttacatattgagcatcaagatctatagagatagatcaagacgcttgataagtttttcaatgagtacataccttgacaagattttgaagtagttcaaaatggaacagtcaaagaaagagttcttgcctgtgttacaaggtgtgaaattgagtaagactcaaagcccgaccacggcagaagatagaaagagaatgaaagtcattccctatgccttggccataggttctataaagtatgccatgctgtgtaccagatctattgtataccctacactgattttggcaagggagtacaatagtgatctcggagtagatcactggacagcggtcaaaattatccttagtggaataacgatatgtttctcgattatggaggtgacaaaaaggttcgtcgtaaagggttacgtcgatgcaaattttgacactgatccagatgactctaagtctcaatctggatacatattgaaagtgggagcaattagctagagtagctccgtgcagagcattgttgacatagaaatttgcaaaatacagacggatctgaatgtggcagacccattgactaaacttctctcacaagcaaaacatgatcacaccttagtactctttgggtgttaatcacatagcgatgtgaactagattattgactctagtaaaccctttgaatgttggtcacatgacgatgtgaactataggtgttaatcacatggtgatgtgaactattggtattaaatcacatggtgatgtgaactagattattgactctagtgcaagtgggagactgaaggagatatgccctagaggcaataataaagctattatttatttccttatatcatgataaatgtttattattcatgctagaattgtattaaccggaaacataatacatgtgtgaatacataaacaaacagagtgtcactagtatgcctctacttgactagctcattaattaaagatggttatgtttcctaaccatagacatgcgttgtcatttgattaatgggatcacatcattaggagaatgatgtgattgacttgacccattccgttagcttagcacttgatcgtttagtatgttgttattgctttcttcatgacttatacatgttcctatgactatgagattatgcaactcccgtttaccggaggaacactttgtctgctaccaaacgtcacaacgtaactggatgattataaaggtgctctacaggtgtctccgaaaggtacttgttgggttggcgtatttcgagattaggatttgtcactccgattgtcggagaggtatctctgggcccactcagtaatgcacatcactataagccttgcaagcattgtaactaatgagttagttgcgggatgatgtattacggaacgagtaaagagacttgccggtaacgagattgaactaggtattgagataccgacgatcgaatctcgggcaagtaacataccaatgacaaagggaacaacatatgttgttatgcggtttgaccgataaagatcttcgtagaatatgtgggagccaatatgagcatccaggttccgctattggttattgatcggagacgtgtcttggtcatgtctacattgttctcgaacccgtagggtccgcacgcttaaagttcgatgacggttatattatgagtttatgtgttttgatgtaccgaaggtagttcggagtcccggatgagatcggggacatgacgtggagtctcgaaatggtcgagacgtaaagatcgatatattggacgactatattcggacata
Coding sequences within:
- the LOC123077297 gene encoding dihydrolipoyllysine-residue acetyltransferase component of acetoin cleaving system yields the protein MGFGVVSLLNAVFRRAFTSAGLRPSSVAVDADTTLHFWAHPSLLSSPDAESKQQRGRRPVVVLIHGFGPDPTWQWAAQAGPLSKHFDLIVPTLLFFGASTTRAPGRSDAFQAAAIAQLLASDSLVGGEGRVVHVVGTSYGGLVAYHLARALQQGGGAWTVGKVAVCSSDLAKGPEDDRALAAKGGVADVTELMVPADTKALRRLMDICAHGPPKYLPECLARDLLRKCFAVQREGKIELIKGIASGHGFQITPLPQEVLIVWGEFDQIFPVAKAHKVKEKLGEKATVRIIPNTGHLPQQEDSKLFNQILLDFLLPPPSSSNGNAAK